One segment of Anatilimnocola aggregata DNA contains the following:
- a CDS encoding sialate O-acetylesterase: MVLLIAATMAAEPLTAADKPVKVFILAGQSNMEGKAPNTLLDYQATDPKTKDQFAHLRKNDQWIVRDDVFIKFLDRKGPLTVGYGSPGRTGAELEFGTAMGNHFEEPVLLIKTAWGGHSLYKLFRSPSAGYPAEEVLQKELDQAQAKIRKNNEKNKKNDPLPTMEEMKKEYGSSYRNMLAEVKDVGDSYATMFPELQGKPLELAGFVWFQGWNDQYGAENEYASNMKHFIQDVRMDLNAPKLPFVIAAMGQNGSKPAAGAMLTIRDAQLSMNDVPEFRGNVKAFRTDLLVDKAAEELYPTWQKNFEQWKLVGGDRAYHYLGSAIWFNRIGKAMGEAMLELVPPRQ, from the coding sequence ATGGTTCTTCTAATCGCGGCCACTATGGCGGCCGAGCCGCTTACCGCTGCCGACAAGCCCGTGAAGGTGTTCATTCTCGCCGGGCAATCGAACATGGAGGGGAAAGCGCCGAATACCTTGCTGGACTACCAGGCCACCGATCCAAAAACCAAGGATCAATTTGCGCATCTGAGAAAAAACGATCAGTGGATCGTGCGCGATGACGTGTTCATCAAGTTTCTCGATCGCAAAGGACCGCTGACAGTTGGTTACGGCTCTCCCGGTCGCACGGGCGCCGAGTTGGAATTCGGCACCGCAATGGGGAACCACTTCGAGGAACCGGTTCTCCTGATCAAAACCGCCTGGGGCGGACACTCGCTCTACAAACTCTTCCGCTCGCCTTCGGCCGGTTATCCCGCCGAGGAAGTGCTCCAAAAGGAACTTGACCAAGCGCAGGCAAAGATCCGGAAGAACAACGAGAAGAATAAGAAGAACGATCCGTTGCCGACGATGGAAGAAATGAAAAAGGAATATGGATCGTCGTACCGCAACATGTTGGCGGAAGTAAAAGACGTGGGGGATAGCTATGCGACGATGTTTCCCGAACTGCAGGGCAAGCCGTTGGAACTCGCGGGCTTCGTCTGGTTCCAGGGTTGGAACGACCAGTACGGGGCGGAGAACGAGTACGCCTCGAACATGAAGCATTTCATCCAAGACGTACGTATGGATCTCAACGCGCCGAAGTTGCCGTTTGTGATCGCCGCGATGGGTCAGAACGGATCGAAGCCGGCCGCCGGTGCGATGTTGACGATCCGAGATGCGCAGCTCTCCATGAACGATGTGCCGGAGTTTCGCGGTAACGTCAAAGCCTTCCGTACCGACTTGCTGGTCGATAAGGCCGCAGAGGAACTCTATCCCACGTGGCAAAAGAACTTCGAGCAGTGGAAACTGGTGGGAGGAGACCGCGCTTACCACTACCTCGGCAGCGCGATCTGGTTCAACCGGATCGGCAAAGCCATGGGTGAAGCGATGCTGGAGCTTGTCCCGCCCCGACAGTAA
- a CDS encoding SGNH/GDSL hydrolase family protein translates to MKRFPSVVLLALSIACSSAFAAKPKANDAVATDSTLPNVLILGDSISIGYTPVVRDALKSKANVIRPSANCGETRMGLAGIDDWLGDGKWDVIHFNWGLWDLCYRNPDSKTQGNRDKVNGKQAIPLAEYEANLERLVERLKQTGAVLVWASTTVVPEGEAGRVVGDELKYNAAAERVMKKHGVRIDDLHSLTKRFEPELFTKPGDVHYTPAGYGKIGSQAAAAIEAALKK, encoded by the coding sequence ATGAAGCGATTCCCGTCCGTAGTTCTGCTCGCGTTATCGATCGCCTGTTCATCCGCCTTCGCGGCCAAGCCGAAAGCAAACGACGCCGTTGCGACCGATTCGACGCTTCCCAACGTACTGATCCTCGGCGATTCGATTTCGATCGGATATACGCCCGTCGTGCGCGACGCGCTGAAGAGCAAAGCGAATGTGATTCGCCCCAGCGCTAATTGTGGTGAGACGCGGATGGGGCTCGCGGGAATCGACGATTGGCTCGGCGACGGCAAGTGGGACGTCATCCACTTCAACTGGGGCCTGTGGGATTTGTGCTATCGCAATCCTGATTCGAAAACGCAGGGGAACCGCGACAAGGTAAACGGTAAGCAAGCGATTCCTCTCGCTGAGTACGAGGCGAATCTCGAACGACTCGTCGAACGCTTGAAGCAGACCGGGGCCGTGCTCGTCTGGGCCAGCACGACCGTCGTGCCCGAAGGAGAAGCGGGAAGAGTCGTCGGCGACGAGCTTAAGTACAATGCTGCGGCCGAACGAGTGATGAAAAAACACGGAGTCCGGATCGACGATCTGCACTCACTGACGAAGAGGTTCGAGCCCGAGCTATTCACGAAGCCGGGCGACGTGCACTATACGCCCGCGGGTTACGGCAAGATCGGTTCACAAGCGGCAGCGGCGATCGAGGCCGCTTTGAAGAAGTAG